The proteins below come from a single Desulfurobacterium atlanticum genomic window:
- a CDS encoding adenylate kinase, with the protein MKVVFLGPPGAGKGTQAVRIAEKFNVPHIATGDILRAAVKEGTELGKLAKSYMDRGELVPDDVIIGIIRERLSQDDVRSSGFILDGFPRTLPQAEALDELLSSINMELDKVIYLNVDDEEIVKRLLSRGRADDNEDVIRNRLEVYRKQTAPLIDYYKGKGLLAEINGVGDIDEITQKIVEAIGVNG; encoded by the coding sequence ATAAAAGTTGTTTTTCTCGGGCCTCCTGGTGCTGGGAAGGGAACTCAGGCAGTAAGAATTGCTGAAAAATTCAATGTTCCTCATATAGCAACAGGAGATATTTTAAGGGCTGCAGTTAAAGAGGGAACAGAGCTTGGAAAACTTGCGAAGTCTTATATGGATAGAGGCGAGCTTGTCCCTGACGATGTAATTATCGGGATTATAAGAGAGAGACTTTCTCAGGATGATGTTAGAAGTAGTGGATTTATTCTTGATGGATTTCCAAGAACCCTTCCTCAGGCTGAAGCTCTTGATGAACTTCTTTCTTCTATAAATATGGAGCTTGATAAAGTTATCTATTTGAATGTGGATGATGAAGAGATAGTTAAAAGGCTTCTCTCAAGGGGAAGAGCTGACGATAATGAGGATGTAATAAGAAATCGTCTTGAGGTTTACAGAAAGCAGACAGCACCTTTAATTGATTACTATAAGGGGAAAGGACTTCTTGCTGAGATTAATGGTGTTGGTGATATTGATGAGATTACTCAAAAAATTGTAGAGGCAATAGGCGTAAATGGTTAA
- the secY gene encoding preprotein translocase subunit SecY has protein sequence MNLSKIIRNISEVPELKKRLFFTLALLAVFRLGAHIPTPGINVAALSEFFQRAQGTMFGFMDAFSGGALSKLTIFALGVMPYISASIIMQLFTVAFPSLEKLAKEEGEYGRKKINQYTRYGAVALAFIQALGIAIGLQGMKSPSGLPVVPEPGLTFIFVCVTTLVAGSTFLMWLGEKITEHGVGEGMSLLIFAGIVSGIPKGVINVLVQFKSGELSLFKLIAIVLIILAMTAFVIYIETAERRVPLQYAKRSAPQVGGTYTSFLPIKLNPANVIPIIFAASIMMFPATITKFIHTSWAQKIAEILTPGTPTYMVIYGVLIFFFTYFYTAVVFNPEEIAENLNKAGGFIPGVRAGKDTVEYLDRIVSRLTFAGAVFLTAIAIIPLLIMQKMHFPFYFGGTALLIVVGVALDTLRRIEAFALNVSYEGFLGRRRRRKTGFGGA, from the coding sequence ATGAACCTTTCAAAAATAATAAGAAATATTTCTGAAGTTCCTGAATTGAAAAAAAGGTTATTTTTTACTCTGGCGCTCCTTGCCGTTTTTCGGCTTGGAGCTCACATTCCAACTCCCGGAATAAATGTTGCAGCACTTTCAGAGTTTTTTCAGAGAGCTCAAGGTACTATGTTTGGTTTTATGGATGCGTTTTCCGGGGGTGCTTTGTCAAAACTTACAATTTTTGCCCTTGGTGTAATGCCGTATATCAGTGCGTCCATCATTATGCAACTTTTTACAGTGGCTTTTCCTTCTCTTGAGAAGCTTGCAAAAGAGGAAGGTGAATACGGAAGAAAAAAGATAAATCAATATACGAGATACGGTGCTGTTGCCCTTGCATTTATACAGGCTCTTGGAATTGCGATAGGGCTTCAGGGAATGAAAAGTCCATCAGGTCTTCCTGTTGTTCCTGAACCAGGATTAACGTTTATTTTTGTCTGCGTTACGACTCTTGTGGCTGGTTCTACCTTTCTTATGTGGCTTGGGGAGAAAATAACAGAACACGGTGTTGGTGAAGGAATGTCACTTCTCATTTTTGCCGGTATCGTTAGCGGTATTCCGAAAGGTGTTATAAATGTTCTTGTTCAGTTTAAATCTGGAGAACTTTCCCTTTTTAAGCTTATTGCTATTGTGTTAATAATTCTTGCAATGACAGCGTTTGTTATCTATATAGAGACGGCAGAGAGAAGGGTTCCTCTCCAGTATGCTAAACGTTCAGCTCCTCAAGTGGGAGGAACATATACAAGCTTTCTGCCTATAAAACTTAATCCTGCAAATGTTATTCCCATAATTTTTGCCGCTTCAATTATGATGTTTCCGGCTACAATAACAAAGTTTATTCACACTTCATGGGCGCAGAAAATAGCTGAGATTTTAACACCTGGAACACCTACATATATGGTGATTTACGGTGTTCTTATCTTCTTCTTTACATATTTTTATACTGCTGTTGTTTTTAATCCAGAAGAGATTGCTGAGAACCTTAATAAAGCAGGTGGCTTTATTCCAGGAGTCAGGGCTGGAAAAGACACTGTAGAGTATCTTGACAGAATAGTTTCCCGGTTGACATTTGCAGGTGCTGTGTTTCTTACAGCCATAGCGATTATTCCCCTTCTTATCATGCAGAAAATGCACTTTCCTTTCTATTTTGGTGGAACAGCTCTTCTTATTGTTGTTGGGGTTGCTCTTGATACTTTAAGAAGGATTGAGGCTTTTGCTCTTAATGTTTCGTATGAAGGATTTCTTGGTAGAAGAAGACGCAGGAAAACCGGTTTTGGGGGAGCATAA
- the rplO gene encoding 50S ribosomal protein L15 gives MKLHNLKPAEGAVREKKRVGRGHGSGVGKTSGRGQKGQKARSGWSGGTRPGFEGGQTPLYMRFPKRGFSNYPFKKEYEVVNVKDLNRFEEGTEVTPELLVKAGLVARNKPVKVLGDGEITVKLTVKAHKFSGSAKEKIEAAGGVCEIIER, from the coding sequence ATCAAATTACATAATTTAAAACCGGCAGAAGGTGCTGTTAGAGAGAAAAAGAGAGTTGGTAGAGGACACGGTTCTGGAGTTGGTAAGACTTCAGGTAGAGGTCAGAAAGGGCAGAAAGCCCGTTCTGGATGGAGTGGTGGAACAAGGCCTGGATTTGAAGGTGGCCAGACACCTCTTTACATGAGATTTCCAAAGAGAGGTTTTTCTAACTATCCGTTTAAGAAAGAGTACGAGGTTGTTAACGTAAAAGATTTAAATAGGTTTGAAGAAGGAACGGAAGTAACCCCAGAGCTTCTTGTAAAAGCAGGGCTTGTTGCAAGGAATAAGCCTGTTAAAGTTCTTGGCGATGGTGAAATTACCGTTAAGCTTACTGTGAAAGCTCATAAATTCTCCGGTTCTGCAAAAGAGAAGATAGAAGCTGCCGGTGGCGTTTGTGAAATTATAGAGAGGTAA
- the rpmD gene encoding 50S ribosomal protein L30 produces MAKVKITLIRGLAGKSKKKRATLEALGLRKRGKSTVKELNPAIEGMIDKVRELVKVEPLEE; encoded by the coding sequence ATGGCAAAAGTTAAGATAACTCTTATTAGAGGGCTTGCTGGCAAGTCAAAGAAAAAGAGAGCAACCCTTGAAGCTCTCGGCCTTAGAAAGAGAGGTAAAAGTACAGTTAAAGAACTTAATCCTGCTATTGAAGGTATGATAGATAAAGTTAGAGAGCTTGTAAAAGTAGAACCTCTGGAGGAGTGA
- the rpsE gene encoding 30S ribosomal protein S5, translating into MAKRVKPEGLELKERLVHINRNAKVVTGGRKFSFTAFVVVGDGNGVVGFGRGKASEVPDAIRKATEDAKKNLIKIPVVDGTIPYEIQERFGASTIIMRPAAPGTGVIASAPVRAVLESAGITDILTKVIGSTNPHTVVRAVLKALEKLKLPEEFAELRGVSTEELRKRWKLPGRKITPEGEIIRR; encoded by the coding sequence ATGGCTAAGAGGGTAAAACCTGAGGGATTGGAGCTTAAAGAAAGGCTTGTTCATATCAATAGAAACGCAAAGGTTGTGACAGGTGGTAGAAAGTTTAGTTTTACAGCTTTTGTTGTTGTTGGTGATGGTAATGGTGTTGTTGGTTTTGGTAGGGGAAAAGCATCAGAGGTTCCTGATGCTATAAGAAAAGCTACTGAAGATGCTAAGAAAAACTTAATAAAAATTCCTGTAGTTGATGGTACCATACCTTATGAGATTCAGGAGCGCTTTGGTGCGTCAACAATTATAATGAGGCCGGCGGCTCCTGGTACTGGAGTTATTGCATCTGCTCCTGTTCGTGCAGTTCTTGAATCTGCAGGTATTACCGATATCTTGACAAAAGTTATCGGTTCTACAAATCCTCATACTGTTGTTAGGGCTGTCCTTAAAGCACTTGAAAAGCTCAAACTTCCTGAGGAGTTTGCAGAGCTTCGTGGTGTGTCAACAGAGGAGCTTAGAAAACGCTGGAAGCTTCCAGGAAGAAAGATTACGCCAGAAGGTGAGATAATCAGGAGGTAA
- the rplR gene encoding 50S ribosomal protein L18 — MAKMTRKERILRKHRRVRKKVFGTSERPRLAVYKSLKHMHAQIIDDTKGITLVSASTVEKEIKEKVKGLTKTEAAKVVGQVIAERAKEKGIKAVVFDRGGFIYHGRIKAVAEGAREGGLEF, encoded by the coding sequence ATGGCAAAGATGACAAGAAAGGAACGTATACTAAGGAAACATAGAAGAGTAAGAAAGAAAGTTTTTGGGACTTCAGAAAGACCAAGACTTGCAGTATATAAAAGCTTGAAACATATGCATGCTCAAATAATAGATGACACAAAAGGTATTACACTTGTTTCAGCTTCAACGGTTGAGAAAGAGATTAAAGAGAAAGTTAAAGGTTTAACTAAGACAGAAGCTGCAAAAGTTGTGGGTCAGGTTATTGCTGAAAGAGCAAAGGAGAAAGGTATTAAAGCTGTTGTATTTGATAGAGGTGGTTTTATATACCACGGTCGTATTAAGGCTGTAGCTGAAGGTGCCAGAGAAGGTGGTTTAGAATTTTAA